The Arachis ipaensis cultivar K30076 chromosome B07, Araip1.1, whole genome shotgun sequence genome includes a window with the following:
- the LOC107607932 gene encoding protein FAR1-RELATED SEQUENCE 5-like: MYNVVRRQRAMHCGDVNAALRYFNSCARADENMYWRYQVGDEQQMCDLFWSDGCSQHDYKIFGDILAFDATYGRNKYNLPVIVFSGVNHHNQTCVFGIAMVSSETQAAYVWVLGRFLECMGGKAPKAVITDGDRAMRLAIQEVFPEAHHKLCAWHLLKNATVNVCKPRFTTLLRNCMLANVEVEEFERQWDAMMDECGVWEVEFVERRYGILEFVTNFQRCVDFLRNNEEELDFRSLYGSPVLQTQFPELEKSGALNYTKEIFVRFRDALKKSVRITIVECNKLDDQTVYVTQKYRRPQFRWTVAHHFREDSFFCSCLRFESFGLPCVHILAVLVQLDIGCLPKSIVLKCWSKTAKVELEGSSPMNEEGDVNAVYKVRVGAFL; encoded by the exons ATGTATAATGTGGTTAGGCGGCAACGTGCAATGCACTGCGGCGATGTGAATGCCGCATTACGGTATTTCAATTCTTGTGCAAGGGCAGATGAGAACATGTATTGGCGATACCAGGTTGGGGATGAGCAACAAATGTGTGATCTGTTTTGGAGTGACGGGTGTAGTCAACATGATTACAAAATATTTGGTGATATTTTGGCATTTGATGCGACGTATGGGCGAAACAAGTACAATCTGCCGGTGATTGTGTTTTCTGGGGTGAACCACCATAACCAAACATGTGTTTTCGGCATAGCCATGGTGTCTTCTGAAACACAAGCGGCATATGTGTGGGTGTTGGGAAGGTTTTTGGAGTGCATGGGAGGGAAAGCGCCTAAGGCAGTTATTACTGATGGGGATAGAGCAATGCGGCTTGCCATTCAGGAAGTGTTTCCAGAGGCTCATCACAAGCTTTGTGCATGGCACCTACTGAAAAATGCAACCGTGAATGTGTGTAAGCCTCGCTTCACAACTCTGCTTAGAAATTGCATGCTTGCTAATGTTGAGGTTGAGGAGTTTGAGAGGCAATGGGATGCAATGATGGATGAATGTGGGGTGTGGGAAGTAGA GTTTGTGGAAAGGAGATACGGAATCTTGGAGTTTGTCACGAACTTCCAACGGTGTGTTGATTTCCTAAGGAATAATGAGGAGGAGCTTGACTTCAGGTCGTTGTATGGGAGCCCCGTTCTCCAAACTCAGTTTCCAGAGCTAGAGAAGTCAGGTGCATTGAACTATACGAAGGAAATATTTGTGCGCTTTAGAGATGCGCTAAAGAAAAGCGTGCGGATTACTATTGTAGAGTGCAACAAATTGGACGATCAGACGGTTTATGTGACACAGAAGTATCGTAGGCCACAGTTCCGGTGGACTGTTGCCCACCATTTTCGAGAGGATTCCTTTTTTTGTAGTTGCTTGAGGTTTGAGTCGTTCGGACTACCTTGTGTGCACATACTTGCGGTGTTGGTGCAGTTGGACATAGGTTGTCTTCCGAAAAGCATAGTGTTGAAATGCTGGTCGAAGACTGCCAAGGTTGAGCTGGAGGGGTCTTCCCCCATGAACGAAGAGGGGGATGTGAATGCAGTATACAAGGTTCGAGTGGGTGCTTTCCTGTAG
- the LOC107606278 gene encoding ATP-dependent 6-phosphofructokinase 6, with product MASSDANMKIVHGEAGYILEDVPHLSDYIPNLPTYPNPLRSNPAYSVVKQYFVHVDDTVPQKVVVHKDSPRGVHFRRAGPRQKVYFKSDDVRACIVTCGGLCPGLNTVIREIVCGLSYMYGVNSVIGIDGGYRGFYSKNTVTLTPKVVNDIHKRGGTFLGTSRGGHDTNKIVDSIQDRGINQVYVIGGDGTQRGAAVIYEEIRRRGLKVAVVGIPKTIDNDIPVIDKSFGFDTAVEEAQRAINAAHVEAESVENGIGIVKLMGRYSGFIAMYATLASRDVDCCLIPESPFFLEGNGGLFEFIEKRLKENGHMVIVIAEGAGQDLLTEENAQAMNAKDASGNKLLQDVGLWISQRIKDHFARKNKMAITLKYIDPTYMIRAVPSNASDNVYCTLLAQSAVHGAMAGFTGYTSGLVNGRQTYIPFQRIIERQNQVVITDRMWARLLSSTNQPSFINPKDGEKIKKTEQHPTRLSEGKNCKDVEVKKAEKPPTQILGVDNSKVGQNSENHVDSSNKA from the exons ATGGCTTCTAGTGATGCCAATATGAAGATCGTTCATGGCGAAGCTGGTTATATACTCGAAGACGTTCCTCACTTATCCGACTACATTCCCAATCTTCCT ACATATCCGAATCCGTTGCGGTCGAATCCAGCTTACTCAGTTGTGAA GCAATATTTCGTGCACGTGGACGATACCGTTCCTCAGAAG GTTGTTGTTCACAAGGATAGTCCCAGGGGTGTGCATTTTCGACGTGCAGGGCCTCGACAAAag GTGTATTTTAAATCGGATGATGTGCGGGCATGCATTGTTACTTGTGGTGGTCTGTGCCCTGGCCTCAACACCGTCATCAGGGAAATTGTCTGTGGCCTTTCTTACATGTACGGTGTCAACAGTGTCATTGGCATAGAT GGTGGTTATAGAGGATTTTATTCAAAAAACACCGTTACTTTAACACCTAAGGTGGTCAATGATATCCATAAACGTGGGGGTACGTTTCTTGGGACATCACGAGGAGGGCATGATACTAACAAGATAGTTGACAGCATCCAGGATCGTGGAATAAATCAG GTTTATGTTATTGGAGGTGATGGAACACAGAGAGGAGCAGCTGTGATTTATGAG GAAATTAGACGGAGAGGGCTGAAAGTAGCAGTAGTTGGGATTCCTAAAACCATAGACAATGACATCCCG GTCATTGACAAGTCATTTGGTTTTGATACTGCGGTTGAGGAGGCTCAACGTGCCATTAATGCAGCACACGTTGAAGCTGAAAGTGTTGAGAATGGCATTGGCATTGTAAAGCTTATGGGGCGCTATAGTG GTTTTATTGCGATGTATGCTACTCTTGCTAGTAGAGACGTGGACTGTTGCCTGATTCCAGAGTCACCCTTCTTCCTTGAAGGAAATGGTGGGCTGTTTGAATTTATTGAGAAGAGGCTAAAAGAAAATGGTCATATGGTTATAGTTATAGCAGAGGGGGCTGGTCAAGATCTTCTTACAGAGGAAAATGCTCAAGCCATGAATGCTAAAGATGCTTCTGGAAACAAGCTACTTCAAGACGTTGGTCTATGGATATCCCAAAGGATCAAG GATCATTTTGCCAGGAAAAATAAGATGGCTATCACTCTTAAATATATAG ATCCCACTTACATGATACGTGCAGTTCCAAGTAATGCATCAGACAATGTCTACTGTACGCTTCTTGCTCAGAGTGCAGTTCATGGAGCAATGGCTGGGTTTACTGGATACACAAGTGGGCTTGTCAATGGAAGACAAACTTATATTCCATTCCAA AGAATCATTGAGAGGCAGAACCAGGTTGTGATTACCGATAGGATGTGGGCAAGACTTCTTTCTTCGACCAaccagccaagctttataaaCCCCAAAGATGGGGAGAAAATCAAGAAAACAGAACAGCATCCTACTCGGTTGTCAGAAGGGAAAAATTGCAAAGATGTTGAAGTCAAGAAAGCAGAGAAACCTCCCACTCAGATCCTCGGAGTGGACAACTCTAAAGTTGGACAAAATTCAGAAAACCATGTTGACAGTAGTAACAAGGCATAA